One genomic region from Amblyraja radiata isolate CabotCenter1 chromosome 17, sAmbRad1.1.pri, whole genome shotgun sequence encodes:
- the exosc6 gene encoding exosome complex component MTR3: MPVDTKRVRGPDETQSPLLFVRLDAEPKPKPLLPRADGRSAAEPRPVFARAGLVSQADGSVYAECGRSKVLCAVYGPREIERKEERRLSGAALGCEFRFAPFSCKKRAAWIQGNLEKEYSSIMEQSLQPAVCLHKYPRSQIDVYVMVLENDGSTLAAALTCASMALAEAGIEMFDVVVGCSLRQCGATSLLDPTALEEFNAASSKGVDNGSITVALLPTLNQISGLVSKGEWEEQTSVEAIKACVEGCQKLYSVVQQCLTRSVKRKIPEFVSKA, translated from the exons ATGCCGGTGGACACCAAACGGGTGCGCGGCCCAGATGAAACGCAATCTCCGCTGCTGTTCGTACGGTTGGATGCAGAACCGAAACCCAAGCCCTTGCTGCCGCGGGCGGACGGGCGTTCCGCCGCCGAGCCGAGGCCCGTGTTCGCCCGGGCTGGGCTGGTGAGCCAGGCGGACGGCTCGGTGTACGCCGAGTGCGGCCGGAGCAAGGTGCTGTGCGCTGTGTACGGGCCCCGCGAGATCGAGCGCAAAGAGGAGCGACGTCTGAGCGGCGCCGCCCTGGGCTGCGAGTTCAG ATTTGCCCCTTTCTCCTGCAAGAAAAGAGCTGCTTGGATTCAGGGCAACCTGGAGAAGGAGTACTCGTCGATCATGGAGCAGAGTTTGCAGCCTGCTGTCTGCCTCCATAAGTATCCCAGGTCCCAGATTGACGTGTATGTTATGGTTCTGGAGAATGATGGCTCCACCCTGGCAGCTGCACTGACCTGTGCCTCCATGGCACTGGCAGAAGCAGGCATTGAGATGTTTGACGTTGTTGTGGGCTGCTCCTTAAGGCAGTGTGGTGCTACCTCCCTCTTAGACCCGACTGCGCTTGAGGAGTTCAACGCAGCCAGCTCCAAAGGTGTGGATAACGGCAGCATAACTGTAGCACTGCTACCCACTCTTAACCAGATCTCAGGGCTTGTGTCAAAAGGAGAGTGGGAGGAACAGACGTCAGTGGAAGCGATCAAAGCTTGTGTCGAAGGTTGCCAGAAACTCTACTCCGTGGTCCAGCAGTGTCTAACCAGATCAGTGAAGAGGAAGATCCCTGAGTTTGTCAGTAAAGCATAG